One region of Glycine max cultivar Williams 82 chromosome 9, Glycine_max_v4.0, whole genome shotgun sequence genomic DNA includes:
- the LOC100785722 gene encoding LOW QUALITY PROTEIN: cellulose synthase-like protein D1 (The sequence of the model RefSeq protein was modified relative to this genomic sequence to represent the inferred CDS: deleted 1 base in 1 codon), with protein MGQEVQQAKRSRNKEKEEENQKKPKSSKALSAGCAQRARRQGAKRTTRAEREASRSASLRRPKPNEIYNTSGCVVNLTREDEIDMSCDFSGQQNDHSNYTVMMPLTPDNQPGTSDSKQDNVGGTTTRFATESQQRGGGGGGEPKMERRMSSVLSSVNNKSMLLRSQTQDFDHNRWLFETKGTYGIGNAFWQDDSNSFGDEGVSMSDFMDKPWKPLTRKIPISGAILSPYRLLVVVRIIVLAFFLTWRIRNPNYDALWLWGISIVCEIWFAFSWLLDILPKLNPINRTVDLTALHDKFDQPSASNPTGRSDLPGIDVFVSTADAEKEPPLVTANTILSILGVEYPIEKISCYISDDGGAILTFEAMAEAVKFAEVWVPFCRKHNIEPRNPDAYFNLKKDPTKNKKRPDFVKDRRWMKREYDEFKVRINGLPEVIRERSKMHNSKEEKKAKQLAKEKNGGTLPQDYTSDVPNATWMADGTHWPGTWYGPTADHSKGDHAGILQIMSKVPDHDPVLGHADEKTLDFTGVDIRVPMFAYVSREKRPGYDHNKKAGAMNAMVRASAILSNGPFILNLDCDHYFFNSLALREGMCFMMDRGGDRVCYIQFPQRFEGIDPSDRYANHNTVFFDGNMRALDGLQGPMYVGTGCMFRRYALYGFEPPRFIEHTGVFGRTKTKVNRNAPHARQSFDDDTQPLTSDSEMGYPQKFGSSTMFIESITVAEYNGRPLADHKSVKNGRPPGALIAPRPPLDAPTVAEAIAVISCWYEDQTEWGDRVGWIYGSVTEDVVTGYRMHNRGWRSIYCITKRDAFRGTAPINLTDRLHQVLRWATGSVEIFFSRNNAFFATRRLKFLQRISYLNVGIYPFTSVFLVVYCFIPALSLFSGQFIVNGLNPAFLIYLLLITICLTLLSLLEVKWSGIALEEWWRNEQFWVIGGTSAHLVAVVQGLLKVIAGIEISFTLTSKSAGDDELDEFADLYIVKWTSLFIMPLTILIVNLIALVMGILRTVYSVIPEWNKLLGGMFFSFWVLSHMYPFAKGLMGKRGRVPTIIYVWSGILSITIALLWITIDPPSDSIQAGNLEV; from the exons atgggccaag AGGTACAACAAGCAAAAAGGAgcagaaataaagaaaaagaagaagaaaatcagaAGAAGCCCAAGTCCAGCAAGGCGCTAAGCGCAGGATGCGCCCAGCGTGCAAGAAGGCaaggcgctaagcgcacgaCACGCGCTGAGCGTGAGGCTTCACGCTCAGCGAGCTTACGAAGGCCCAAACCCAA TGAAATTTACAATACAAGTGGTTGTGTTGTGAACCTTACAAGAGAGGATGAAATTGACATGTCTTGTGAT TTTTCAGGTCAACAAAATGACCACTCCAATTACACTGTGATGATGCCTCTCACCCCAGATAACCAACCAGGAACCTCTGATTCCAAGCAAGACAATGTAGGTGGCACAACAACAAGGTTTGCCACAGAATCTCAACAACGTGGGGGTGGGGGTGGCGGTGAGCCTAAAATGGAAAGAAGAATGTCTTCTGTTTTGAGCTCAGTGAATAACAAGTCCATGTTGTTGAGGAGCCAAACTCAAGATTTTGATCATAACCGGTGGTTGTTTGAGACCAAAGGCACATATGGGATTGGGAATGCGTTTTGGCAGGACGATTCGAATTCCTTCGGGGACGAAGGAGTCAGCATGTCGGATTTCATGGACAAACCTTGGAAACCACTAACTAGGAAAATTCCAATTTCTGGGGCTATACTTAGCCCTTACAG GTTGTTGGTGGTTGTCCGTATAATAGTTCTAGCTTTCTTTTTAACTTGGCGAATTCGGAATCCGAACTATGATGCATTGTGGTTGTGGGGAATATCAATTGTGTGTGAGATTTGGTTTGCTTTCTCTTGGCTCCTTGACATCCTCCCAAAACTGAATCCAATAAACAGAACTGTAGACCTTACTGCATTGCATGACAAGTTTGATCAACCATCTGCTTCCAACCCAACTGGTCGCTCAGACTTGCCTGGCATTGATGTTTTTGTGTCCACTGCTGATGCTGAAAAGGAGCCACCTCTTGTTACTGCCAACACCATTCTTTCCATTCTTGGTGTGGAGTACCCTATTGAAAAAATCTCATGCTATATTTCAGATGATGGTGGTGCCATACTTACATTTGAAGCCATGGCTGAAGCTGTCAAATTTGCTGAG GTTTGGGTACCCTTTTGTAGAAAACACAACATTGAGCCAAGGAATCCCGATGCTTACTTCAACTTGAAGAAAGACCCCACGAAGAACAAGAAAAGGCCGGATTTTGTGAAGGACCGAAGATGGATGAAGAGAGAGTATGATGAATTTAAGGTCAGAATCAATGGACTACCTGAGGTAATACGTGAAAGAAGCAAAATGCACAACTCTAAGGAGGAGAAGAAAGCAAAGCAGTTAGCTAAGGAGAAAAATGGTGGAACTCTACCACAAGATTATACAAGTGATGTCCCTAATGCTACATGGATGGCTGATGGCACACACTGGCCAGGGACTTGGTATGGCCCTACAGCTGATCACTCTAAGGGTGACCATGCTGGAATCTTGCAG ATAATGAGTAAGGTCCCAGATCATGACCCAGTATTGGGGCATGCAGATGAGAAAACTCTAGATTTCACAGGTGTAGACATCAGGGTTCCAATGTTTGCATATGTCTCTAGAGAGAAGAGGCCAGGGTATGATCATAACAAGAAAGCAGGAGCCATGAATGCTATGGTTCGAGCCTCAGCTATATTGTCTAATGGACCCTTTATACTCAATTTGGATTGTGACCACTACTTCTTCAACTCCCTTGCTTTGAGGGAGGGAATGTGCTTCATGATGGACCGTGGTGGTGATCGAGTATGTTACATACAGTTTccacaaaggtttgaagggattGATCCTTCTGATCGATATGCAAATCACAACACAGTCTTCTTTGAtg GAAATATGAGAGCATTGGATGGTCTCCAAGGTCCAATGTATGTGGGGACAGGTTGCATGTTTAGGAGGTATGCACTCTATGGATTTGAACCGCCTAGATTCATTGAGCACACAGGCGTGTTTGGAAGAACAAAAACCAAAGTGAACCGTAATGCACCACATGCAAGACAAAGCTTTGATGATGATACACAACCCTTAACATCTGATTCAGAAATGGGTTATCCACAGAAGTTTGGAAGCTCAACTATGTTCATAGAATCCATAACAGTGGCTGAATACAATGGAAGGCCTCTTGCTGATCACAAATCTGTGAAGAATGGAAGACCACCTGGAGCACTTATAGCGCCGCGTCCACCATTAGATGCTCCCACTGTTGCTGAGGCAATTGCTGTCATCTCATGCTG GTATGAGGACCAGACAGAATGGGGAGATAGGGTAGGTTGGATTTACGGGTCAGTGACAGAGGATGTTGTGACTGGTTATAGGATGCACAACCGTGGCTGGAGATCAATTTATTGCATCACAAAGAGAGATGCCTTCCGAGGCACGGCACCTATAAACCTCACTGATCGCCTACACCAAGTGCTGAGATGGGCCACAGGTTCTGTGGAAATTTTCTTCTCAAGAAACAATGCCTTTTTCGCGACTCGACGCCTCAAATTCTTGCAGAGAATTTCATACCTCAACGTTGGAATCTACCCTTTCACCTCAGTGTTCTTGGTCGTATATTGCTTCATCCCTGCACTCTCCCTTTTCTCTGGACAGTTCATAGTCAATGGCTTGAATCCAGCTTTCCTAATCTATCTTCTGCTCATCACAATCTGCCTCACTCTTCTATCCCTCCTTGAAGTGAAGTGGTCAGGCATTGCCCTTGAGGAATGGTGGCGAAACGAACAATTTTGGGTCATTGGTGGCACTAGTGCTCACCTTGTTGCTGTTGTACAAGGTTTGCTAAAGGTCATAGCTGGCATAGAGATTTCATTTACCTTAACATCTAAGTCAGCAGGAGATGACGAACTCGATGAGTTCGCTGATCTTTACATTGTGAAGTGGACTAGTCTCTTCATCATGCCACTAACTATTCTCATCGTTAACCTTATTGCCTTAGTCATGGGGATCTTAAGGACTGTTTATAGTGTGATACCAGAGTGGAATAAgctcttgggaggtatgttcttTAGCTTCTGGGTGCTGTCACATATGTACCCTTTTGCTAAAGGCTTGATGGGTAAGAGAGGAAGGGTCCCCACAATTATTTATGTGTGGTCAGGAATTCTCTCCATTACCATTGCATTGCTTTGGATTACAATTGATCCTCCAAGTGACTCTATCCAAGCAGGAAATCTTGAGGTATGA